One window from the genome of Diorhabda sublineata isolate icDioSubl1.1 chromosome 10, icDioSubl1.1, whole genome shotgun sequence encodes:
- the LOC130449612 gene encoding uncharacterized protein LOC130449612 gives MAYNLRRRTIRQELLDEMQEVPSEDEEAQGSGESENEGVSEHESEYSYATDASSELDSDMEDATLDKRLLEARARGRPTSTLKGKDGFKWNTRAPERRSDRVSDVLPAHVPGPNGDAKNLDSIEKFWDILFNDEMIDIMVEHTNKKKKSV, from the exons ATGGCCTACAATCTTCGACGTCGCACGATTCGGCAAGAGCTCCTCGATGAGATGCAAGAAGTTCCTTCCGAGGATGAAGAAGCTCAAGGGAGCGGAGAGAGTGAAAATGAAGGAGTTTCTGAGCATGAATCGGAATATTCCTACGCTACGGATGCGTCCTCGGAATTGGATTCGGACATGGAAGATGCCACTTTGGACAAGCGTCTTTTGGAGGCTAGGGCCCGGGGACGGCCGACCTCAACTTTGAAAGGCAAAGATGGCTTCAAATGGAATACAAGAGCTCCTGAGCGTCGTTCTG ATCGAGTAAGCGATGTTTTACCTGCTCATGTACCTGGACCTAATGGTGATGCGAAAAATCTTGATTCTATTGAAAAGTTTTGGGATATTCTTTTCAACGAtgaaatgattgatataatgGTGGAgcatacaaataaaaagaagaaatctgTTTGA
- the LOC130449168 gene encoding zinc finger BED domain-containing protein 4-like, whose product MGNLNGTSYDSNSIPGLSHSAETNSTRPDKFATCKIWNKDFSFKTSITNLKRHLLVKHPTVSIRTIKNSPSASTSLQRGRQEDENSALKLEYNSGPSSTSTPIHFSESERSTTSEPYHNITNLSKDTIDRLILDLCIKDYQPFSIVEDSGFNKLIKNLAPGYVLPSRKYLSDTLLTSMYDKCLAELVGKLDSVKSVCITTDNWTSIKNENYIGITVHYIDNQYKLHHNLLECIKFEGQHTALAIAEKLRKTLSSWNLYDNVLIFTTDNAKNICEAVQIELKIKHFGCFAHTLNLCVQHALTASSQSEQELSDDYINNCVHIMIQKIKAIVYNNVKHSPQNNEKLLHAQTLLGKKQPLSLINDVKTRWNSTFYMIQRFLELKEALVMVYANLHVPNTEMLTGKEWRIAQEICYLLRPFEEATREMSGEQYFTASKIIPVSQGLKRVTQTAITEGKVMSIQYVAQILLDQLNTRYNKLEFSGSIASCSFLDPRFKQHIFTDSNALQIVQKDITAWVTENILKKLTQAVSQTTVLQSNIAHTKATAILEIQRYISDTVPDRRIDPLLWWKNNEHIYPNLAELVQIRCCMIATSVPLILQCITFNNLNLFLIMAANMNYNRRQGIAWQNDLYSSLLQAIIKENVAVDENTHQTITDQQLLNLSKAVQMLFAGDGVLSILKIELLRLSKQVKIKVVNIIRQEDFLN is encoded by the exons ATGGGGAATTTAAATGGTACATCATACGATAGCAATTCCATCCCTGGGCTCAGTCATTCGGCTGAAACCAACTCTACAAGACCAG ATAAATTTGCAACGTGTAAAATTTGGAACAAAGATTTTTCGTTTAAAACATCTATTACAAATTTAAAACGGCATCTGTTAGTAAAACATCCAACTGTGTCAATAAGGACAATTAAGAACTCTCCCAGTGCGTCCACATCATTACAAAGGGGACGTCAAGAAGATGAAAATTCAGCTTTGAAGCTTGAATATAATAGTGGTCCGTCTTCCACCTCAACACCAATTCATTTCTCTGAATCCGAAAGGAGTACAACTAGTGAACCTTATCATAATATTACCAATTTATCAAAAGATACCATCGACCGGTTAATACTAGATTTGTGTATAAAAGACTACCAACCCTTTTCAATAGTGGAAGATTCTGGTTTtaataagttaataaaaaatttagctCCCGGTTATGTTCTACCAAGTAGAAAATACTTATCAGACACATTGTTGACAAGTATGTACGACAAATGTTTGGCTGAACTAGTTGGAAAATTAGATTCAGTAAAAAGTGTTTGTATCACTACGGACAACTGGACTTCTATAAAGAACGAGAATTATATTGGAATAACTGTGCATTATATAGACAACCAATATAAACTACATCATAACCTTTTGGAGTGTATAAAATTTGAAGGTCAACACACTGCACTGGCTATTGCGgaaaaattacgtaaaacaCTCTCTTCATGGAACTTATATGACAACGTGTTAATTTTCACTACAGACAATGCCAAGAATATTTGTGAAGCGGTTcaaattgaactaaaaattaaacattttggTTGTTTTGCACACACATTAAATTTATGTGTGCAACATGCTCTAACGGCGTCATCACAGTCAGAACAGGAATTGTCAGATGATTATATTAATAACTGTGTACAtattatgattcaaaaaattaaagcGATAGTTTATAATAATGTAAAGCATAGCCcgcaaaataatgaaaaattattacatgcTCAAACGTTACTTGGAAAAAAACAACCGCTGTCGTTGATAAATGACGTTAAAACACGTTGGAACTCCACGTTTTATATGATACAACGGTTTTTAGAATTAAAAGAAGCACTCGTAATGGTATATGCCAATTTACATGTTCCTAATACTGAAATGCTGACAGGAAAAGAGTGGCGTATAGCGCAGGAGATATGTTATTTGCTACGTCCTTTTGAAGAAGCCACACGAGAAATGAGCGGTGAGCAGTACTTCACCGCAAGTAAAATAATTCCTGTGTCCCAAGGTTTAAAGCGGGTAACCCAAACCGCGATTACCGAGGGGAAAGTTATGTCCATCCAATATGTTGCACAAATATTATTAGATCAACTGAATACACGTTATAACAAATTAGAATTCAGTGGTTCTATCGCATCTTGTTCATTTTTAGATCCAAGGTTCAAACAACATATTTTTACGGATTCCAATGCTTTACAGATTGTTCAAAAAGACATTACAGCTTGGGTgacggaaaatatattgaaaaaattgactcAAGCAGTGTCCCAGACAACTGTGTTGCAATCGAATATCGCCCATACTAAAGCGACTGCAATATTGGAAATTCAACGATATATAAGTGACACGGTACCTGATCGAAGAATTGATCCGTTATTATGGTGGAAAAATAACGAACATATTTATCCAAATCTAGCGGAATTAGTACAAATAAGATGTTGCATGATAGCCACCAGTGTACCAT TAATACTTCAATGTATTACATTCAACAATCTTAATTTGTTCTTGATTATGGCTGCTAATATGAATTATAATAGAAGACAGGGAATAGCTTGGCAAAATGACTTATACTCAAGTTTGCTTCAAGctattatcaaagaaaatgttGCTGTAGATGAAAATACGCATCAAACTATTACTGATCAGCAGTTGCTTAACTTGAGTAAAGCTGTGCAAATGTTGTTTGCAGGTGATGGAGTGTTGTCGATACTGAAGATTGAACTACTTAGATTAAGCAAACAAGTCAAAATTAAAGTTGTAAATATTATTCGCCAggaagattttttaaattaa